In Acinetobacter sp. CS-2, the sequence TTTTTTACTGTAGGTATTGAAGGCAATAATTGCAAAATAAGGCATAGAATTAGGCGTAGCTTCAGAAGAAGCTGTAATTTTTCAAAAAAGCTTGAAAACCATTTTAAAGCTTTTGATTTAGCCTTCTTTTCTTTTACATCAATAATGGCTTCATTTAAAGGCAGCATACTTTTTGAAGCACCACCAAAATTTTATGTTAAGTAGAGACTAAAAATGCCCTTGATTAAGGGCTTACAAGGGCATTTTGTATAAGGTGTATTATGTTAATTTTAGAATTTCTTCATTAGATAATTTTTGATAAGCTAAATCCATTAGGACTAATTAAGTAAATATGAGCAATTGGGTCAATGTCACACAGGATAAGTCTACAGGTATAGAACTAATTCATGCCCACTTCAAAGGCTTTGCATACGATCCTCATCTACACTCAAGTTATCTTATAGGGGTAACAGAGTTAGGACATCAACAATTCAATTGTAGAAAAAAAATTATTGATAGCTATCAAGGTCAAACTTTCATGCTTGAACCTGAAGAAGTTCATGATGGTAATGCACCAGATCCTCTCGGCTTCACTTATAAAATGATGCATTTAGATCCAGCATGGTTAAAAAAAAGCTATGAAGGAATATTTAATGAGCCTATCGAACTTGCTATCGAATCAACCCTACGTTCTGATCCTCAACTTTCACATTTGATACTTTCAACCTACAATATATTGAATAACAATGAATCTCAATTGATGAAAGATACGTATTTAGATCTTTTATTAGAAAACTTAAAGCAGAATAGGGAGGCTTTAAGGATGTAAATAAGATATGTGAAGGAATTTCTTTTCGGATTTCATTTATATAGATTTGAAGAATTCTGTAGTCTCGTTCCTGCAGTTTAATTACTCGGTACGAATATTCATTTTTGATTTTTGGCTTTTTTGATCGATCATCGAACTCATCATCTGTATTTGTAATAATTAAACTAAAACTATGATTCTGAATTGATTTTTTAATAGAGTTGGTTGTTAGTAGCATAAGCTCACCAATTCTAAGACCATAGTTGAGCATGAGATGTATGATCAGAAAGTTTCTGAGTTGTACATTTTTAGATCTAAAAGGATTTAATTCATTGTATTTATTAGAGTTACTTGGTGAAATGACTGAATACAATCCTTTAATCATTTCCTGATTCATGCTCTTAAAATTATGATTTATCTCACTTTTAATTGTCTTATTGGCTTTTGAAAAATTATTTATAATTTTTTTCTTTATTGTCATATATTTATTCAAGTTTTCTTTAATTTTTTGAATTTCCTTCAACGTAAGTTGTGGCTGTGATTGCATGCTTAAGTATTCATTAATCAAGAAGTTGTAAAACTTTAAGAAGGATCTAACTCTATGACCAATTGTTGTGTAATTAATATGTTCTGAATTGCTTAGCCGTATAAGATTACTTTCAAGTTTTTTATTATTTTCTAAGTAAACAATGAAATTATCAATTTCACATTGAATGATCTCAAAATTATAGGATGTCGAATAGAACGACTCACAAAAGGACGTGGCAAACTTTTCAAACCAAAATTCATACCAAAATTTTATTGCGATTAAATCTGCATGCTGCGTAGAGATACTTTGAAATCTAAGAAATTTCATGGTGTACAGCATAGGGTACATACATGGACAGAATGAATCTAAATCAAATAAAAGAATAATTTGATTTTCGTTTGAGACTTTCTTTTCTAAATGAATTGTTTAGAGGTGGTCCCACTTGTTTGAACAACTAAAAGCGTATTTATAAGTGATATTCCGCTCTAGTTAAGCCACCTTGTTTTGTTGGGGTAGCTGATCATAGTAAAACTCATTTGGTGTCATTTTGTCTAGACTCGAATGAGGTCGTTTCAAATTATAAAACTCAAAATATGCACTTAATTGCTTTTTCGCATCTGTGACACTGCTATAAGCTTTGAGATACACCTCTTCATATTTAACGCTCCGCCATAATCGTTCAACCATCACATTATCTACCCATCGACCTTTACCATCCATACTGATTTGAATGCCATTTGATTTCAATACATCAATAAATGCATCACTGGTAAACTGGCTGCCTTGGTCTGTATTAAATATTTCAGGTCGACCATATTTTTCAATCGCTTCATTTAAAGCCGAAATACAAAAATCCACCTCCATACTAATCGATACCCTATGCGCAAGTACCTTGCGGCTATGCCAATCAATCACAGCACATAAATAAACAAAGCCTTTTGCCATAGGGATATACGTTATATCCGTAGACCACACTTGATTACTGCGCTGAATAGCCAACCCTTTGAGCAGATATGGATATTTACGGTGAGCTTGATTAGCCTGGCTTAAATTTGGTTTGCAATATAACGCCTGAATACCCATTTTCTTCATTAAAGTACGTGTATGACGTCGTCCTATATGATGTCCTTGACGATTCAACAAATCACGCATCATACGACTGCCTGCAAAAGGATATTGCATATGTAATTCATCAATACATCGCATCAGCTTCAGATCTGATGCACTCACAGGTTTTGGGCGATAGTAATAACAACCACGGGAGACTTTCAGCAGCTTAGCTTGCTTAGATACTGAAATCTGAAGTGAGTCGTCGATTAACTTTTGTGGTTGAAGCGGCCCAGTTTCTTCAACACACCTTCTAAAAAATCAATTTCTAATGCCTGCTCACCGATTTTTGCATGTAGTTTTTTTAGATCGATGGGTGGTTCTGTTGGAGCTTTTGATTGATCGAAAGCTTGCGAGGAAGCTGAGATCAATTGATTTTTCCAGTCAATAATTTGGTTTTGATGAACATCAAACTCAGCACTCAATTCAGCAAGTGTTTTTTCTGCTTTAATCGCAGCAAGTGCTACCTTAGCTTTAAAATCATTTGAATGATTTCTTCTTGGTCTACGTGCCATAAAATACTCCATATATTGATGTTTATAACATCATTTGAGGAGCAGAATATCACTTATAGGAGTTGTTCAAATTTACGGATCCATCTCTTTTTTAAAGCAAACATAGTAAAGTTTATGAATTATTCTTAAGGTCAACATATCATATTTTATGATTGAAATAGAAATTAGTTAAGTTATTGAATCTTAGTTCAAGAAAGAAAAATATGAAGTTATTGTTAGGTGTATCGGAATTGTCATAATTAAAATTCTCAAAGGAGTAGAAAAGGCACTACCCCACAATTTTTTTCTCTCAAAATGTCATTCACTGTCATTTTTTAGTGGCAAGTACCAGGTGCAATTCTTTTTACGGTGTATTACACCGTAGATGTTTTGAGTGAGCTTAGCTGGCACCGTAAAAGTTTTGATCGACAAAATATCCAAAGTCAACTGGACTGTTAATCCATTTGCTAAACAAAACGTGAAACAGCAAATTATTGTAGTCTATATATTTTTCATAATTGTTCACGATACCTAAGTTCAGCAAGTTTTTTTCAAACTCAATGCGTTCAATGGGTTCTGATTTCACAAATGCATGGATGGATGCTTTGATTGTGGGAGGAAAATAAAGTGTCATCCTAACTACAGGACCCTGCAACGTAGCAATTCCTGCAAAAATCCATTTAAAACAATGACTTATTTCAATTCTGCCATCTGCAAGCGTTTTGTGGGGATGGAGGCCGGAATCATTAAAGTATCATCCTAATTTTCGCTCAACCTTGGAAAATGCTGAGAATCGTAAAAATAAAGTTTCATCCTTTCCGCTACTAGTTCAAGGCTTTCTTCCGGCCGCCGGCAACAACGCTGCTTGGCTGAGGCGATCCACTTGCGCTACCGCTCACTGATCAGATCGAACTTGAACTCGACGAGCAGCCAACCATCAGGCCGAGCGTGATCGCCAAAAAAAACGGATCATGCGAAATCCTTCGTTGAGTTTGGCGCGGGTTTTAGCAAATCAGCTGGCCCGCGATCCGGTTGAGAGTGATCCGAAGCGGTCCTTGACGACCGGCACAAATCGGCCGATTCTGTTGAAAAAGTAGCTTTAGCGGCAGCCTGCCGATCAGGTGTGCCTGCTGTCGAAGTGGCTGCAAGCCACTTCAAGTTGCCTTCCGGCGTTTCACTGAGCGTCCTTGCTCAGGTTTAAGGGTTAATTTGAGGGTTTCTGCTCGTAGCAGGCATACCTATCCCGTCAGCGGTGGCCCTTGAGGCAAAAGCTTGGCCATGCGGCGCAGGTTCTGCACCATCGCAGCCAAGGTGAATTCGTCAGTGGCACCCGTTAGGCCACGCAGTCGTAAACGGTCGAGTTTCATGATCCGTTTGAGGTGGGCGAAAAGCATCTCCACCTTCTTTCGTTCGCAGCGAGAGACGAGGTACTCCGGTGTCTTGGCGATGCGTCGAGCCACGTCGCGGGCAGCCTCATGGATGCTGCGGACGATCTTCCGATTCGGCGTGTTGGGGCAGCATTTCGCTTTCAACGGGCAGGTGGCGCAGTCGGTTTGGCTGGAGCGGTAAATGACGGTTTTGGCCTTAGTTACCCGCGACCTTTGCTGGGTGAAGGCGCGCCATTCACTGCGTAGCGGTTTGCCGGCTGGGCAGCGATATTCATTGGCGTCCTGACTCCAGTGAAAGTCGTTACTGGAGAGGCTGTCGTCCTTGCGCTCGGTCTTGTCCCACACCGGCACATGCGGTTCGATGTCCTTTTCTTCGACCATCCAGGCCAGCATCGGGGCGGTGCCATAAGCGGTATCGCCGATAAGGCGTTCCGGTGTGAGATCGAACTGCGCCTCGACACGCTCGACCATCGTCCTAGTCGAATCGACTTCGGCGGTACGGTGCGCCGGGGTAGCTTCCACGTCCATGATCACACCGTGCTCAGTGTCGATCAGGTAATTCGTGGAGTAGGCAAAAAAGGCCGGGCCACCTGGCGCTGCTGTCCAACGGGACTGAGGATCAGTGAGCGAAATTTTCTTGGGAAGAGCCTCAGCCAGCGCCTCTTCATCAAGGGCTTCGAGGTACTCGCGCACTGCGCGGCTGCTGAGCTTTGGATCGTTCCAATCGACCTCATCTCCCGCCACCCCACGTTGCCGGCTGGCATCCGCCTTAATGATGCTGGCGTCGACGGCGAAACCTTCACCCTTGACTAGGCCGGCTGCCATGCAGCGCCGCAGCACCTCATTGAATAACCAGCGGAATAGATCGCTGTCACGAAAACGCCCATGGCGATTCTTCGAGAAGGTCGAGTGATTGGGGACTTCGTCTTCCAGACCCAACCGGCAGAACCAGCGATAGGCCAGGTTCAGGTGCACCTCTTCGCACAATCGCCGCTCGGAACGAATGCCATAGCAAGTAGCCGACGACCAGCATGCGCACCATCAACTCCGGGTCAATCGAGGGACGCCCGATGGGGCTATAGAAATCTGCCAGGTAGGCACGTAGATCACTGAGATCCAAGCACTGGTCGATGCTGCGCAGGAGATGTTGGGCCGGGACGTGATCTTCCAGATTGAACGAGTAGAACAGGCGCTGCTGTCCTCCCGGTAACTGTCCCATCATGCTGTTCGCCCCCACGCTCGCTGACAAAGCAATTTTGCCAACGGCATGGGGAGGCCGCTACTTTTTCAACAGAATCGGCCGCACACAGCCATTCGGCTCAACAGAACCCTGCCTTTACCCCACCAAACTCCGGAAACTCGCCCGGTAGTCCGTCGGCTTGAGATGCACATGTTGGCTGAGGTCGCCGGGTAGCGTGAACAGGCGCGGACCGTCCCGAAACTGGAACACGCGATACAGATGGAATTGATCGCCCGCCTCCTTGGAGAATTCGAGTTCGTTGTGGCTGACCAAGAAAGACGAGCCTACCCCGCCATTGGTGGTTTTCACCTCGATGAAGCGCTCATGGGCGTCCTCTTCGAACGACAGGATGTCGAACCCCGCACCGTCTCCCTGGGTGTCGGACACCCAATCCAGCCGCTGAAAAAGCTCTGGGTGGCCGAGCTCGGTCAGGCGTTGCTGTTCGTAGCCAATCACCCACTGCTCCCCTGCCCGGCCCAGCTTGCGGTTGGCTTCATCGCGAGCGGCATAATCGAACTTTCGCGGTAGGCGTTGCCGTAGAGATGCCGGGGTACGCACAAGCACTTCACGGGCGGGTGGTTCTACCAAAGCCGCTCGGTAGGTTTTGTCACCCGGAAGTTTTACCTCCTCCAGGGCATCGACAAGAGCGCCGACCGTCTGCTGATGTTCCAGAACGTAGGCGTGTACGGATTTACGCAGCAGCAGTTGGCTGTTGCCGCGTGGCTTGTAGCCGTTGATATAGGGCAGGCCCAGGGCATCGAGTACGGCGCTAATGTTCTGGTGCTTGAGCTCGACTGAAGACTTGCTGCGACCGTTCAGCAGTTGGCGCAGTGCCTGGTTGTGCTCGGACTTGTTGTACGGCTCCCCAGCCGCCTCGGCACGCAGCATGTCGAAATAGTCTTCGACCGTGGCCAGGACCTCTTCTTCGGACCAGTCTTCGCCGATGCGAATGATGCGAAACCCGAGCCGCGTCAGCGCCGGAACGACGGTCGCCTCGCCACCGGAGAAGCTGTCAGCAGTGAGCGGGCCCTGCTCGGGAAATTGCTTGCCGAAGGCCACACCGGCGATGGCCTTGGAATCGCAATCGGTGCCGGTCTTCGGATCACGTACCAGGAAGTCGCGGGACTTGCCGTAGCCGTGGCGCGCCAGGAATTTCGTGCGGCCCAGTTGCACGAACTCATCGATGGCAGCCTGCACGGCGGCGGGGCTTCGAAGCTGGGAGAGTTGAGACACAGGGTCCTTCCTTACTGTCATGGTGTGCCGGGAACCGCCGAGCCACGAGATTATGAGTAGCCCCTGAACAGAAACGTCACGATAAAAGCCGTGAACGCCACCAGGCCCATTAAATCCCTTGCGTATTTGCAGCCCGTGCTGTCCAAACCTGTACCAGGTCCGATCAACACGCTCCAACCATTGAGGTACGAAAACACCGCCTGACCGAACAAAAAATGCGTGATAGCCGCCGCAGCCATGACGCCGGAATCGTCAGACAGGCTGTAGCTGTTGACCATTGCCCTGTACGCCTGCATCTGAAATGGCTATTGCCCTGATGGGAGCCGGCTTTTCAGCCACCGACACCAGCGATGCCGTCAATATTCTTTACCCGATAACCATGACCGTACAAGCTAACAAGGCCTGGCAAGCCAGCGGACTTAAAAAGTCTTTTTTTCTACCATCCCACAAAAAAGTTCGTGGTGGAGAAAAGATAAGCTATGCAAGGCTTTAGGAGACGTGGTTTTTCAGGATGACGAAGAACGATTCGGCGCTAGGTGCAACATAGGTGCATCGCACGAGCGCTAGGAACGGCGAAAAAAGGCGGACGTGGCGAAATCGGTAGACGCAGCAGACTTTAAAATTGGAGTGCCCGCGGGGAAATCCGCGGAGTAGAACCGCTCAAAGTCGGGGAACGCTAACGGGCAATACCCTAAGCCAATCCCGAGCCAAGCCCCTTCGGGGGAAGGTGTAGAGACTGGACGGGCGGCGCCTAAAGCCTTCGGGCAATGGCGAAGGGACAGTCCAGACCACGAACGTCATCAGACGGCGGCGAAAGTCGAGGTGGTACGAAAATCTGCTTCTCTGTGAGAGTACGGGTTCGAGTCCCGTCGTCCGCACCACAAAGCCAAACATCCCTGCGATGATCGACCTCTGGGCGTTTGGTCGTGAGCCCGCCACCCTCGCGCTACGCTTTGCGCAGGCGTCGAAGGCGATCAGGTGCGCCCATCGATTCCGTCGAGCACCATCGCTGCGAGTTCATCGCTGGTGTGTGCACCACTATCGAGAACACGGGTTGTGCATGGAAGCCGTTCCCTTGCGGCCAAGCATCGGGCGACATTCGCTAATCGCCACTCTCGAATCTCCGCATTTCGATTCGGGTCAGGATGCATGGTCTGGTTCGCGATCCGGTGACGCAATAGGTCCTCGTTGAGCGTCAGAAAGATGTGCAGCAGCTGATCGTCGATCCGCCTTACCCCGTCGAGTATCTCAGTCAGATAGTCCGGGTGCACGAGCGTCATTGGGATGATGATGTCCTGCGAGTAATTCCTTCGAATCTCCCTGACCGCCGCGATCGTAAGTCCCCTCCACAAGGGGAGATCCTGATAGTCTCCGCTCGCTGGCATGGGGACCGTTTCTTTCACCACGAACCCGATTTCCTCGGGGTCAAAGATCAGCGATTTGGAACGCCGATCGCGCAGCCGCTTAGCGAGCGTCGTCTTTCCGGCGCCGAAAGGTCCGTTGATCCAGATTATCATTGTCGACGGCCTCTAACCTGAAGGCTCGCAAGAGCGCTCGACGGCCTCGTGCGGAGGCACGATCGGAGTGGTTCCGAAATGCTTCTCAAGATAGGTGACGCCGAACGTCACGATGTCCTGCGCGTCGAACAGGTAGCACTGAGCAAAGCCCACGACACCTTCTCGATGGCGACCGAGCTTCACGTAAGCATTTGCTATAGTTTCAACCGCATCCGGCTTTCCTTCGATAGCAAAGCAATCGAGAATGCCGTTTGAATCGTAATCCGATGCCGTTTTCCAGGCGACTTCACCGTCTCTTCCAAGCATCGGCATCTCATACGTCACCCACCGTTTGTTGGGGATATCGGCAACCGCCTCGGCGTAGTGCAATGCGGTAACGGAGTTTAGCGGCGCACCCAACAGCAGGGCCTTCCCGCCAAGGCGAACGAACCGCTCGACGGGCGATCCTTCCCCCAAGGCGTGACCGAGTTCGTGAGGCTCCGTCAGCGTTTCAGCCAGCGGACCAACCGCGACCATCGATGCATCGGGGTGCGCGCTGCGCCGCGCGCCGGGGGCTTGAACCAGAAATTGATTCAGCAGGCCGAACCCACGGTAAGTCCCGGCTGTTGCGGGATCGAACGGCAGCCAGGTACGGCGGGCTTCGTCATCCAGCCGAGCGCCATTCAGAGTCTCCTCGTAGGGTGATCGGTCCCACGACGCGTATCCCATCACAGTGCCAGTCGGCCCAACCGCGGAGCGTAACGCGGCAACGACCGTCTCCGCTCCTCCTTCGACCGGACCAATCGCTTTAAGTGAGGCATGCACCATCAAGAGGTCACCGGTTTGGACTCCGAGTTTTTGAAGCGCCTCCGTTATTGCCTTCCGCGTATGCATCGCGATATCTCCTCTAAACTGCAAAACACTATACCTATCGAGATATCACTCTACTATACCTATCGAGATATAGAGGTGGTCCCACTTGTTTGAACAACTAAAAGCGTATTTATAAGTGATATTCCGCTCTAGTTAAGCCACCTTGTTTTGTTGGGGTAGCTGATCATAGTAAAACTCATTTGGTGTCATTTTGTCTAGACTCGAATGAGGTCGTTTCAAATTATAAAACTCAAAATATGCACTTAATTGCTTTTTCGCATCTGTGACACTGCTATAAGCTTTGAGATACACCTCTTCATATTTAACGCTCCGCCATAATCGTTCAACCATCACATTATCTACCCATCGACCTTTACCATCCATACTGATTTGAATGCCATTTGATTTCAATACATCAATAAATGCATCACTGGTAAACTGGCTGCCTTGGTCTGTATTAAATATTTCAGGTCGACCATATTTTTCAATCGCTTCATTTAAAGCCGAAATACAAAAATCCACCTCCATACTAATCGATACCCTATGCGCAAGTACCTTGCGGCTATGCCAATCAATCACAGCACATAAATAAACAAAGCCTTTTGCCATAGGGATATACGTTATATCCGTAGACCACACTTGATTACTGCGCTGAATAGCCAACCCTTTGAGCAGATATGGATATTTACGGTGAGCTTGATTAGCCTGGCTTAAATTTGGTTTGCAATATAACGCCTGAATACCCATTTTCTTCATTAAAGTACGTGTATGACGTCGTCCTATATGATGTCCTTGACGATTCAACAAATCACGCATCATACGACTGCCTGCAAAAGGATATTGCATATGTAATTCATCAATACATCGCATCAGCTTCAGATCTGATGCACTCACAGGTTTTGGGCGATAGTAATAACAACCACGGGAGACTTTCAGCAGCTTAGCTTGCTTAGATACTGAAATCTGAAGTGAGTCGTCGATTAACTTTTGTGGTTGAAGCGGCCCAGTTTCTTCAACACACCTTCTAAAAAATCAATTTCTAATGCCTGCTCACCGATTTTTGCATGTAGTTTTGATCCTAGCCAAAATAATGGACAGCACGTCCTTCTAAAGATAACGTAACTTTAATCTTTGGAGATTCAAGAAATGGCTAAACGTTTTAGTCCTGAATTTAAACAGCAAGCGATTGATTATGCACTTTCAAACTCCCACGAACCTATAGCTGCAATCGCCCAGAAATTAGGTGTGGGTTATTCAACTTTAGACAAATGGATTCGTGAAGCCAATCCAGTAGGTTCAAGCAAACGTCAACTTTCACCAGAACAACAGCGGATCTTAGAATTAGAGAAAGAAGTCAAACAGCTCAGGGAAGCCAATGACATCTTAAAAAAAGCGCATGTGTACTTTCTGACAGATCATGCCAAGAAAAGTACACGGTAATTCAAGATCTGGATGTGAATGAAGTCACTGTATCTTCTGCCTGTCAATGCCTGGGTGTCAGCACTTCAGGCTATTATGCCTGGCGAAAACGCCAGGCCAATCCAGCGCAGAAATATAATGATTTAAAAGCCGTATATTGGCAGCATCATGCACGATTGGGTGCACCTTCATTGGTACATGACATGCATGATTTAGGTTACAGCATGAGCGAACGAACCGTTGGAAGAATGCTTAAAAAGCTTGGTTTACGTAGCAGGATTGCACGTAAATACAAGTATACGACTGATTCAAACCATCGTTTGCCTACAGCGCCTAACTTGTTGGATCGTCAATTTACGGTCAATGAACCCAATAAGATCTGGACAACGGATATTACCTATATCCGTACTAAGCAAGGTTGGCTGTATTTGTGTGTGATGCTGGATCTATTCAGCCGTCGTATTGTCGGTTGGCAAACCAGCCATCGAATAGACCGTCAATTGGTGTGTGATGCGTTTCATTATGCAATGGCTCGTCAGGGGTATCCAATGGGTGTCATGGTGCATTCGGACCAAGGCTCACAGTACTGTAGTCGTGATTTTAGGGCGCTATTATTGACGAATAACTGCGTTCAAAGTATGTCACGCAGGGGAAACTGTTGGGATAATGCAGTGACCGAAAGCTTCTTTCATACATTGAAAGGTCATGTGGTCCATGGCAGTGTGTTTGCCACTCGAAAAGAAGCGAATACAGTCTTGTTTGACTATATTGAGATTTATTACAATCGGGTCAGAAGGCATTCCGCAAACGGCTGGTTAAGCCCAGAAGCCTTTGAACAGAAATATTTTAAGAATTTAGAGGGATTTGTTGTCCACGATACTGTCTAGGATCATTTTTTTAGATCGATGGGTGGTTCTGTTGGAGCTTTTGATTGATCGAAAGCTTGCGAGGAAGCTGAGATCAATTGATTTTTCCAGTCAATAATTTGGTTTTGATGAACATCAAACTCAGCACTCAATTCAGCAAGTGTTTTTTCTGCTTTAATCGCAGCAAGTGCTACCTTAGCTTTAAAATCATTTGAATGATTTCTTCTTGGTCTACGTGCCATAAAATACTCCATATATTGATGTTTATAACATCATTTGAGGAGCAGAATATCACTTATAGGAGTTGTTCAAATTTACGGATCCATCTCTGACTTATAACCCTCTAATTCATCTATATAGGTGCCTTTCAGGAAGTGAACACTCAATGGTCGTGGGTGATGTTCTACAAACTGAGTGAACAGTCGATGTATAAATTTTATATCCAAAATTGTATTTAGAGCTCTCATGATAAGTACTTTAAAACCATCTTAAAACCATCTTAAAACCATTTTAACAAAACCTTTTAAACCTTTTAATTTTTTTTAAATTAAATATACTTAAAACCATAATAATAGCTTAAAGGGTTTTAATTGTGCTAAAGCTAAAATGTATATCGATATTAGCAATGTCAATCATTACACAATCTATCTTTGCTGAAAATTCAGTAGTACTTGATGTTGGCCATTCACCAAAACAAGCTGGATCTACTGCAGCTAACGGCTATCCTGAATACACTTACAACCTTAGCATGGTCAATTCTATTGAATACTTTCTTAAATCGCGTCATGTCCAAGTGCTCAGATCTTCAGTGAATGAAGATAAAGTCTCACTGGTTCAACGTGCGACCAGATACCCTAATGCTAATCTTTTTATTTCGGTGCACCACGACTCAATACCTACTGAGCTGACCAAGTACAAGAATCAACTCAAAGGTTTTTCAATTTTTGTATCAAAGAAAAATCCAGAATACGGAAAAAGTTTGAAATGCGCCAATCTCATTGGCCAGAACCTAAAATCAATTGGTGAAAGCCCTTCTACTTACCATGGCATGAATATACCAGGTGAAAACAAAAAGCTTTTGACCTCAAATGGCGTATATCAATATGACAATCTAGTGGTCCTGAAGAAATCACAAAAGCCGGCGGTTTTAATTGAGATCGGCGTGATTGCCAATCCTGAAGAAGCAAATCGCTTATCTAATCAGAAAGTAATCTGGAAAATATCTGAAAATATTGCTCAGTCGATACAGCAATGTTTAAACCAATAAGGTGCATGCTGCAGTAATCAATATGCACCCCTCTAGAATTAGAATCTTATGCCGACCGTTTCACCATCATCATTGACCGCACCAGCATCATAAGTGTTATGCCATACGCCATTAATCATGACCAAGTGTGGCGCCCAAAATGACACTGTTTGAATATTATGCAAAACATCATCTGGCGTATCGAAACTAGAAGCACCTATATAGCGGAAGAACATCAAGTTTTCGCCTAGTTCTTCAATATACATTTCAGGATCAAAGTCATCCAAAAACTCTTTATCTTCACGTATCACTTCGTTTAACTCAGTTTCAACGAGTTTGAGTAAAGCGGTAGGCGTAGGTAAACCATCATAAGCCCATTCAGACTCTTTACCTTCAAGTTCCATCCCATCTTTAATATCAAATGCAGCGACATATCCAGTAAAGTAATTTTCAGCTTGCGAGAAGTTATTCGGCATGTCTTGATAGTATCCATCAAGTACGGTCTTAATCTTTGCCAAGGTTGCATCAATCGTACTTTGAATTGCACTTTCAGCACGTTCTTGAGCTGTACCTCTTTGCTTAGCTTGCCCCATGTGTACCCCCTGATTATTCACATTTTGACTAGTATTTTATTTCTAAAGCCTATTGTTTCAGCACTTTAAACCGATTCAGTATATACCAAAGGTTTGCTATTTATATTTCATATATACGATAAGTCTCAAATACTACAAATGGCTTGGTAGCTAAGTGATATAACATGTTTTTGTACTTCAGGCTTTACAATGCTTTTCTCAGATTATCTAGACCAACATGCCGTTATTCTTGCGCTATGTTTGGCAATCTGCATATCTTCAGTTGTGGTTTATACAAAGTATAGAACTCTACGCGCCGTTTATCTTACTGGTGCATCCCTATTCACTTTAACCGCCACAATATTTCTATCGATCGGATTTTATTTAACTACATTGGATGTATCTGCTTCAGATAGAAAGGAGAGTAAGCGTCCGCTGAATCCCATACCAATTTTTAATTCGATTTAGGTTTCCAGCAGTGTGGCAGTAACTCTTCAATCTGGGTCACTT encodes:
- a CDS encoding N-acetylmuramoyl-L-alanine amidase family protein, giving the protein MSIITQSIFAENSVVLDVGHSPKQAGSTAANGYPEYTYNLSMVNSIEYFLKSRHVQVLRSSVNEDKVSLVQRATRYPNANLFISVHHDSIPTELTKYKNQLKGFSIFVSKKNPEYGKSLKCANLIGQNLKSIGESPSTYHGMNIPGENKKLLTSNGVYQYDNLVVLKKSQKPAVLIEIGVIANPEEANRLSNQKVIWKISENIAQSIQQCLNQ